From a region of the Pseudoxanthomonas sp. X-1 genome:
- a CDS encoding radical SAM protein — MAAKVRPYLFYDTAVSVCSTCLRRVEATILFKDGGVYLEKWCPQHGRERVLMADDIAYYRLCRERFIKPPELPQRFNTERRWGCPYDCGLCPEHMQHSCLTLIEVTDHCNLRCPICYADSGPHRPGFRDLATIERMLDAVVANEGEPDVVQISGGEPTLHPQFFEILDAAKARPIRHLMVNTNGLRIAKDPAFVERLAGYMPGFELYLQFDSLRDEVHQELRGARLAEVRRRALEALNRLGISTTLVVTVKKGLNDGELGEIIDFARRQPCVRGVTFQPIQHAGRTQGYDPARDRLTLTEVRRGILEQSTLFRPEDLIPVPCHPDALAMAYALKLEDRVVPLTGLIPPEVLIEGGRNSIVVEKDDQLREAVFKLFATNHSPQSQACSLSDLLCCLPQVQAPQGLDYRNVFRVLIMAFIDAEGFDLRSVKKSCVHIAQPDGTIVPFDTFNLFYRDDRRQQLQALRAWVDGTPLKDATA, encoded by the coding sequence ATGGCGGCAAAAGTAAGGCCCTACCTGTTCTACGACACCGCGGTGTCGGTGTGCTCGACCTGCCTGCGGCGGGTGGAGGCGACCATCCTGTTCAAGGACGGCGGCGTCTACCTGGAGAAGTGGTGCCCGCAGCATGGCCGCGAGCGCGTGCTGATGGCCGACGACATCGCGTATTACCGCCTGTGCCGCGAGCGCTTCATCAAGCCACCCGAATTGCCGCAGCGCTTCAACACCGAGCGCCGCTGGGGCTGCCCCTACGACTGCGGGCTGTGCCCGGAACACATGCAGCACAGCTGCCTGACCCTGATCGAGGTCACCGATCACTGCAACCTGCGCTGCCCGATCTGCTACGCCGATTCTGGCCCGCATCGCCCCGGCTTTCGCGACCTGGCCACGATCGAGCGCATGCTCGATGCGGTGGTCGCCAACGAGGGCGAACCGGACGTGGTGCAGATCTCCGGCGGCGAGCCGACCCTGCACCCGCAGTTCTTCGAGATCCTCGATGCGGCCAAGGCCCGTCCGATCCGTCACCTGATGGTCAACACCAACGGGCTGCGGATCGCGAAGGACCCGGCGTTCGTCGAGCGCCTGGCCGGCTACATGCCCGGCTTCGAGCTGTACCTGCAGTTCGATTCCTTGCGCGACGAGGTCCACCAGGAGCTGCGCGGCGCGCGCCTGGCGGAGGTCCGGCGCCGGGCGCTGGAGGCGCTCAATCGGCTCGGCATCTCGACCACGCTGGTGGTCACGGTCAAGAAGGGACTCAACGACGGCGAGCTGGGCGAGATCATCGACTTCGCCCGCCGCCAGCCCTGCGTGCGCGGGGTCACCTTCCAGCCGATCCAGCACGCAGGCCGTACCCAGGGCTATGACCCGGCGCGCGACCGTTTGACGCTGACCGAGGTGCGCCGCGGCATCCTCGAGCAGAGCACGCTGTTCCGGCCCGAGGACCTGATCCCGGTTCCCTGCCATCCCGATGCGCTGGCGATGGCGTACGCGCTGAAGCTGGAGGACCGCGTGGTGCCACTGACCGGCCTGATCCCGCCGGAGGTGCTGATCGAGGGCGGCCGCAACAGCATCGTGGTGGAGAAGGACGACCAGCTGCGCGAGGCCGTGTTCAAGCTGTTCGCCACCAACCATTCGCCGCAGTCGCAGGCCTGCTCACTGTCCGACCTGCTGTGCTGTCTGCCGCAGGTGCAGGCCCCCCAGGGGCTGGACTACCGCAACGTCTTCCGCGTGCTGATCATGGCCTTCATCGACGCCGAGGGCTTCGACCTGCGCTCGGTGAAGAAGAGTTGCGTCCATATCGCCCAGCCCGATGGCACGATCGTGCCGTTCGACACCTTCAACCTGTTCTACCGTGACGACCGGCGTCAGCAGCTGCAAGCGCTGCGCGCCTGGGTCGACGGCACCCCGCTCAAGGACGCAACGGCATGA
- a CDS encoding PLP-dependent aminotransferase family protein → MSTQITLSKRALALTSSAIREILKVTERPEVISFAGGLPAASTFPVERMRAATDKVLTEAPQAALQYGPTEGYGPLREWVAQRLAAAGAPVPASRVLIVTGSQQGLDLLGKTLIDEGSKVLVETPSYLGALQSFSLFAPAFAGMPSDEDGIDVDALTPALLDGARFMYCLPNFQNPTGKRLPLARRKALVATALAAGVPVVEDDPYGELSYGGEHLPSLLSLNPEGGIYMGSFSKVLAPGLRLGYVVAPEPLFAKLVQAKQAADLHTPSFSQRIVYETVRDGFLDEHIPTIRDLYARQCQLMLDALDRYFPAQAHWTRPQGGMFVWVTLPHGIDTTALLAKAIARNVAFVPGAPFYATDPQINTLRLSFVTVPGEKIEAGMKILGELVSEAIAALPAAAAA, encoded by the coding sequence ATGAGCACCCAGATCACCCTGTCCAAGCGCGCCCTGGCCCTGACCAGCTCGGCGATCCGCGAAATCCTCAAAGTGACCGAGCGCCCGGAGGTCATCTCCTTCGCCGGCGGGCTGCCGGCAGCGTCGACCTTCCCGGTCGAGCGCATGCGCGCGGCCACAGACAAGGTGCTCACCGAGGCGCCGCAGGCCGCGCTGCAATACGGCCCGACCGAGGGCTACGGACCGCTGCGCGAGTGGGTGGCGCAGCGCCTGGCCGCCGCCGGCGCGCCGGTACCGGCCAGCCGCGTGCTGATCGTCACCGGCTCGCAGCAGGGCCTGGACCTGCTCGGCAAGACACTGATCGACGAGGGCAGCAAGGTGCTGGTGGAAACGCCCAGCTACCTGGGCGCGCTGCAGTCCTTCTCGCTGTTTGCCCCGGCCTTCGCCGGCATGCCGTCGGACGAGGACGGCATCGATGTCGACGCGCTCACGCCCGCGCTGCTGGACGGCGCGCGCTTCATGTACTGCCTGCCCAACTTCCAGAACCCCACCGGCAAGCGCCTGCCGCTGGCCCGGCGCAAGGCGCTGGTCGCCACCGCGCTGGCCGCCGGCGTGCCGGTGGTCGAGGACGATCCCTACGGCGAGCTGAGCTACGGCGGCGAGCACCTGCCCAGCCTGCTTTCGCTCAACCCCGAGGGCGGGATCTACATGGGCTCGTTCTCCAAGGTGCTGGCCCCGGGCCTGCGCCTGGGCTATGTGGTAGCGCCCGAGCCGCTGTTCGCCAAGCTGGTCCAGGCCAAGCAGGCCGCCGACCTGCACACGCCGTCCTTCAGCCAGCGCATCGTCTATGAGACCGTCCGCGATGGCTTCCTGGACGAGCACATCCCGACCATCCGCGACCTCTACGCGCGCCAGTGCCAGCTGATGCTCGATGCGCTCGATCGCTACTTCCCGGCGCAGGCGCACTGGACGCGGCCGCAGGGCGGCATGTTCGTCTGGGTGACCCTGCCGCACGGCATCGACACCACCGCGCTGCTGGCCAAGGCGATCGCGCGCAACGTCGCCTTCGTGCCGGGCGCGCCGTTCTACGCCACCGATCCGCAGATCAACACGCTGCGCCTGTCGTTCGTGACTGTCCCGGGCGAGAAGATCGAGGCCGGCATGAAGATCCTGGGCGAACTGGTGTCCGAGGCCATCGCCGCGCTGCCGGCCGCCGCGGCGGCATGA
- a CDS encoding GNAT family N-acetyltransferase: MLARLLNGYQHAQVLLREGRLVGLLKLDRSGPDYVVMQIQLAPQLQGQGLGRALLEEYIEQARAAGKDVTLHVLKANPARGLYERLGFVVEGEDAHEFHMRLPHG; the protein is encoded by the coding sequence ATGCTGGCCCGCCTGTTGAATGGCTACCAGCATGCGCAGGTGCTGCTGCGCGAGGGGCGCCTCGTCGGCCTGCTCAAGCTCGATCGCAGCGGGCCGGACTATGTGGTGATGCAGATCCAGCTCGCGCCCCAACTGCAGGGGCAGGGCCTGGGCCGGGCGCTGCTGGAGGAGTACATCGAGCAGGCGCGCGCCGCCGGCAAGGACGTCACCCTGCATGTGCTCAAGGCCAATCCGGCGCGCGGCCTGTACGAACGGCTGGGCTTCGTGGTCGAGGGTGAGGACGCGCACGAGTTCCACATGCGCCTGCCGCACGGCTGA
- the dapB gene encoding 4-hydroxy-tetrahydrodipicolinate reductase, whose protein sequence is MTVKGDRTSPPLRVLIHGASGRMGQALLRLAAGEPALQVVAAVTHRPPTTRVVDGVAYFAASELSGTPVFDVAIDFSLPEGFDPILALCVERRAALVSGTTGLSEGQRAALQQAAGVIPAVWASNFSLGVAVLAELVERAAAALPGWDCDIVESHHIHKQDAPSGTALTLGQGAELAGATPRYASLRAGDIVGEHLVQFTGLGERVELTHRATNRDIFARGALHAAQRLNDRPPGLYRVRDLLD, encoded by the coding sequence ATGACGGTGAAGGGCGATCGCACGAGCCCGCCGCTGCGGGTGCTGATCCACGGTGCGTCGGGCCGCATGGGCCAGGCGCTGCTGCGGCTGGCTGCCGGCGAGCCCGCGCTGCAGGTCGTGGCCGCGGTGACCCATCGCCCGCCGACCACGCGCGTGGTCGACGGCGTGGCGTACTTCGCCGCCAGCGAGCTGTCCGGCACGCCGGTGTTCGACGTGGCCATCGACTTCAGCCTGCCGGAAGGGTTCGACCCGATCCTGGCGCTGTGCGTGGAGCGCAGGGCGGCGCTGGTTTCGGGCACCACCGGGCTGTCCGAGGGCCAGCGCGCCGCGCTGCAGCAGGCCGCCGGCGTCATCCCCGCGGTGTGGGCCTCCAACTTCAGCCTGGGCGTGGCCGTGCTGGCCGAACTGGTCGAACGCGCCGCCGCCGCGCTGCCCGGCTGGGACTGCGACATCGTCGAGTCCCACCACATCCACAAGCAGGACGCCCCGTCCGGCACCGCGCTGACCCTGGGGCAGGGCGCCGAACTGGCCGGCGCCACGCCGCGCTACGCCAGCCTGCGCGCCGGCGACATCGTCGGCGAGCACCTGGTCCAGTTCACCGGCCTGGGCGAGCGGGTGGAACTGACCCATCGCGCCACCAACCGCGACATCTTCGCCCGCGGCGCGCTGCATGCCGCGCAGCGGCTCAACGACCGGCCGCCGGGGCTGTATCGCGTGCGCGATCTGCTGGACTGA
- the carA gene encoding glutamine-hydrolyzing carbamoyl-phosphate synthase small subunit, whose product MTQPAILVLEDGTVFEGESVGANGLSVGEVVFNTAMTGYQEIVTDPSYARQLVTLTYPHIGNTGCTDQDDEAAKVWSAGLIVRDVPRRPSNWRSQVSLQDWLAARGVVAIAGIDTRKLTRILREKGAQNGALMAGQIDVEQALEAARKFPGLKGMDLAKVVSTDKTYAWTDGQLDLDTGKPVQAAAKFKVVAYDYGVKLNILRMLVERGCEVTVVPAQTPAAQVLALNPDGVFLSNGPGDPEPCDYAIEAIKEFVAKKVPTFGICLGHQLLALAAGAKTVKMGHGHHGANHPVIDLDSGRVMITSQNHGFAVDEASVPANVRVTHRSLFDGTNQGIALTDAPAFSFQGHPEASPGPHDVSPLFDRFVELMETQARG is encoded by the coding sequence GTGACCCAACCCGCAATCCTGGTCCTCGAAGACGGCACCGTATTCGAGGGTGAATCGGTCGGCGCGAACGGCCTGTCCGTCGGCGAAGTGGTGTTCAACACCGCCATGACCGGCTATCAGGAGATCGTCACCGATCCGTCCTACGCCCGTCAGCTCGTCACGCTGACCTATCCCCATATCGGCAACACCGGCTGCACCGACCAGGACGACGAGGCCGCCAAGGTCTGGTCGGCCGGCCTGATCGTGCGCGACGTGCCGCGCCGTCCCAGCAACTGGCGCAGCCAGGTCTCGCTGCAGGACTGGCTGGCCGCGCGCGGCGTGGTCGCCATCGCCGGCATCGACACCCGCAAGCTCACGCGCATCCTGCGCGAGAAGGGCGCGCAGAACGGCGCGCTGATGGCCGGGCAGATCGATGTCGAGCAGGCGCTGGAAGCCGCGCGCAAGTTCCCGGGCCTCAAGGGCATGGACCTGGCCAAGGTGGTGTCCACCGACAAGACCTACGCATGGACCGATGGCCAGCTGGACCTCGACACCGGCAAGCCGGTCCAGGCCGCCGCCAAGTTCAAGGTCGTGGCCTACGACTACGGCGTGAAGCTCAACATCCTGCGCATGCTGGTCGAACGCGGCTGCGAGGTGACCGTGGTGCCGGCGCAGACGCCAGCGGCCCAGGTGCTGGCGCTCAATCCGGATGGCGTGTTCCTGTCCAACGGCCCGGGCGATCCGGAGCCGTGCGACTACGCCATCGAAGCGATCAAGGAATTCGTCGCAAAGAAGGTGCCGACCTTCGGCATCTGCCTGGGCCACCAGCTGCTGGCGCTGGCCGCCGGGGCGAAGACGGTGAAGATGGGGCACGGCCACCACGGCGCCAACCATCCGGTCATCGACCTGGACTCGGGCCGGGTGATGATCACCTCGCAGAACCACGGCTTCGCGGTCGACGAGGCCAGCGTGCCGGCCAATGTGCGCGTGACCCATCGCTCGTTGTTCGACGGCACCAACCAGGGCATCGCGCTGACCGATGCGCCGGCGTTCTCCTTCCAGGGCCACCCGGAAGCCTCGCCCGGCCCGCACGACGTCTCGCCGCTGTTCGACCGGTTCGTCGAGCTGATGGAAACCCAGGCGCGCGGCTGA
- a CDS encoding prolipoprotein diacylglyceryl transferase family protein, with protein sequence MTLNAYWLHTLMEAAAYSVGFQLYLRERRRLPYPGQTDRVQALLLVAGTVLGAAVGSKIAYWLYDPAYAFADFPSFRRLLEGKSIIGGLLGGWAGVELAKRLAGIRGSTGDAFVLPLTVGMIIGRIGCFLGGLADHTYGNPTTLPWGVDFGDGIARHPTQLYEIAFVALWGGLLTRYGNRLPRSGDRFKLFLVGYLLYRLAVESIRPIPLYYFGLLSGLQLLCVLGVAYHVRDLPRIAWTPAWRQK encoded by the coding sequence ATGACGCTGAACGCCTACTGGCTTCACACCCTCATGGAGGCGGCCGCCTATTCGGTGGGCTTCCAGCTCTATCTGCGCGAGCGCCGCCGCCTGCCCTACCCCGGGCAGACCGACCGGGTCCAGGCGCTGCTGCTGGTCGCCGGCACCGTGCTGGGCGCGGCCGTCGGCAGCAAGATCGCCTACTGGCTCTACGATCCTGCCTACGCCTTCGCCGACTTCCCCTCGTTCCGTCGCCTGCTGGAGGGCAAGTCCATCATCGGTGGGCTGCTGGGTGGCTGGGCCGGCGTCGAGCTCGCCAAGCGCCTGGCGGGGATCCGCGGCTCGACCGGCGATGCCTTCGTCCTGCCGCTGACGGTGGGCATGATCATCGGGCGCATCGGCTGTTTCCTGGGCGGGCTGGCGGACCATACCTACGGCAATCCCACCACCCTGCCCTGGGGTGTGGACTTCGGCGATGGCATCGCGCGCCACCCGACCCAGCTCTACGAGATCGCCTTCGTCGCGCTGTGGGGCGGGCTGTTGACCCGCTATGGCAACCGCCTGCCGCGTTCGGGCGATCGCTTCAAGCTGTTCCTGGTCGGCTACCTGCTCTACCGGCTGGCCGTCGAGTCGATCCGGCCGATCCCGCTGTACTACTTCGGCCTGCTGTCCGGCCTGCAGCTGCTGTGCGTCCTGGGCGTGGCCTACCATGTGCGCGACCTTCCACGCATCGCATGGACCCCTGCATGGCGGCAAAAGTAA
- the pdxY gene encoding pyridoxal kinase, with translation MTQNTRESHLVHGRRQRPEGPAPVDVLTVQSQLVYGHAGNSAAAPPLRALGLRVAEVPTTLLSNTPFYPTLRGHILPAQWLTDLLLGASERGLPQRARALVSGYFGSLANGVVFADWLERTQAQAPALRYVLDPVIGDTHTGPYVEPALETVFVERLLPRAWLVTPNAFELGRLTGLPSLAQDDALAAARQLLARGPQWALVHSVEGAPGELVTLLVGREAVYRWATPWLPVDVAGTGDVLVALTLGLHLRGEPLEHAIGSALAGVHAALEATLAAGVEELDVHVAAPAALATPARFPAQRLA, from the coding sequence ATGACCCAGAACACGCGCGAAAGCCACCTGGTCCACGGCCGCCGCCAGCGCCCGGAAGGGCCGGCGCCGGTCGATGTCCTGACCGTGCAGTCACAGCTGGTCTACGGCCATGCCGGCAACAGCGCCGCCGCGCCGCCGCTGCGCGCGCTCGGCCTGCGGGTGGCCGAGGTGCCGACCACGCTGCTCAGCAACACGCCCTTCTATCCGACCCTGCGCGGCCACATACTGCCGGCGCAGTGGTTAACCGATCTGCTGCTCGGCGCCAGCGAGCGCGGCCTGCCGCAGCGCGCCCGCGCCCTGGTGTCGGGCTACTTCGGCAGCCTGGCCAACGGTGTGGTCTTCGCCGATTGGTTGGAGCGCACGCAGGCGCAGGCCCCGGCGCTGCGCTACGTGCTCGATCCGGTGATCGGCGACACCCATACCGGCCCTTATGTCGAACCGGCGCTGGAGACGGTCTTCGTCGAACGCCTGCTGCCACGCGCATGGCTGGTCACGCCCAACGCGTTCGAGCTGGGCCGCCTGACCGGGCTGCCCAGCCTGGCGCAGGACGATGCGCTGGCCGCTGCGCGCCAGCTGCTGGCGCGCGGGCCGCAATGGGCGCTGGTGCACAGTGTCGAGGGCGCGCCGGGCGAGCTGGTCACGCTGTTGGTCGGGCGCGAGGCGGTGTATCGCTGGGCCACGCCGTGGCTGCCGGTGGACGTGGCCGGCACCGGCGATGTGCTGGTCGCGCTGACCCTGGGCCTGCATCTGCGCGGCGAGCCGCTCGAGCACGCGATCGGCAGCGCGCTGGCCGGCGTGCATGCCGCGCTGGAGGCCACCCTGGCCGCGGGCGTGGAGGAACTGGACGTGCACGTCGCCGCGCCCGCGGCGCTGGCCACCCCGGCGCGCTTCCCCGCGCAGCGGCTGGCATGA
- the dnaJ gene encoding molecular chaperone DnaJ produces the protein MSKRDYYEVLGVARNASDEELKKAYRRCAMKYHPDRNPGDHTAEVMFKECKEAYEVLSDGGKRRLYDQHGHAAFEHGMGGGGAGFGGPDMGDIFGDIFGNIFGGAGGARQARRGADIGYVMELDLEEAVAGVEKRIEIPTMAVCEPCHGSGSEDGKVETCTTCGGRGQVRMQRGIFTMQQACPHCDGRGQIIRNPCRVCHGAGRVEEERVLSVKIPAGVDTGDRIRLAGEGEAGPTGTPPGDLYVEVRVREHAIFQRDGDDLHCDVPIRISQAALGDTVRVPTLGGEAEIRVPAETQTGKLFRLRGKGVKSVRSRATGDLFCKVVVETPVNLTARQRELLEQFEATFVGEDARKHSPKSATFLDGVRGFWDRMTS, from the coding sequence ATGAGTAAGCGTGACTATTACGAAGTCCTGGGCGTGGCCCGCAACGCCAGCGACGAGGAACTGAAGAAGGCCTATCGCCGCTGCGCGATGAAGTACCACCCCGACCGCAATCCCGGCGACCACACCGCCGAGGTGATGTTCAAGGAGTGCAAGGAGGCCTACGAGGTGCTGTCCGACGGCGGCAAGCGCCGCCTGTACGACCAGCATGGCCATGCGGCCTTCGAGCATGGCATGGGCGGCGGCGGTGCCGGCTTCGGCGGGCCGGACATGGGCGATATCTTCGGCGACATCTTCGGCAACATCTTCGGTGGCGCCGGCGGCGCGCGGCAGGCCCGTCGCGGCGCCGACATCGGCTATGTGATGGAGCTGGACCTGGAAGAGGCCGTGGCCGGGGTCGAGAAGCGCATCGAGATCCCGACCATGGCCGTGTGCGAGCCCTGCCACGGCAGCGGTTCGGAAGACGGCAAGGTCGAGACCTGCACCACCTGCGGCGGCCGCGGCCAGGTGCGCATGCAGCGCGGCATCTTCACCATGCAGCAGGCCTGCCCGCACTGCGACGGCCGCGGCCAGATCATCCGCAACCCCTGCCGCGTCTGCCATGGCGCCGGGCGCGTGGAGGAGGAGCGCGTGCTGTCGGTCAAGATCCCGGCCGGCGTGGACACCGGCGATCGCATCCGCCTGGCCGGCGAGGGCGAGGCCGGCCCGACCGGCACCCCGCCGGGCGACCTGTACGTGGAGGTGCGCGTGCGCGAGCACGCCATCTTCCAGCGCGACGGCGACGATCTGCACTGCGACGTGCCGATCCGCATCTCGCAGGCCGCGCTGGGCGACACCGTGCGCGTGCCGACCCTGGGCGGCGAGGCCGAAATCCGCGTCCCGGCCGAGACCCAGACCGGCAAGCTGTTCCGCCTGCGCGGCAAGGGCGTCAAGTCGGTGCGCAGCCGCGCCACCGGCGATCTGTTCTGCAAGGTCGTGGTCGAGACCCCGGTCAACCTGACCGCGCGGCAGCGCGAGCTGCTCGAGCAGTTCGAGGCCACCTTCGTCGGCGAGGACGCGCGCAAGCATTCGCCCAAGTCGGCGACGTTCCTGGACGGCGTCAGAGGGTTCTGGGACCGGATGACGTCCTGA